In a genomic window of Flavobacterium sp. KACC 22761:
- a CDS encoding DUF3820 family protein produces MDQDKKQLIKLAHTKMPFGKYEGKYLIDLPEYYVVWYHNKGFPKGELGQQLQLIYELKLNGLEELIRNIKKQYPKPIK; encoded by the coding sequence ATGGATCAGGACAAAAAACAACTCATAAAATTAGCCCACACCAAAATGCCTTTCGGGAAATACGAAGGAAAATATTTAATTGATTTGCCTGAATATTATGTCGTTTGGTATCATAACAAAGGATTTCCAAAAGGAGAATTAGGGCAACAACTGCAACTCATTTATGAATTGAAATTAAATGGATTGGAGGAATTGATTAGGAATATTAAGAAGCAGTATCCAAAACCTATTAAATAG
- a CDS encoding sugar MFS transporter has product MHTFAQNMQKDKFSVDSNLDRKTKNLLTINQSIMSNIENVIPAIKRNSIIPMVILTALFFILGFVTWLNGPLIPFFEMACELSSSQAYFVTFAFYIAYFVMAVPSSWVIEKVGYKNGISLGLLIIALGAFLFYPAAESRTFLLFLLALFVMGTGLAILQTASNPYVVVIGPRESAAARISVLGIANKLAGFVAPIVLTALVLSNMKDFTAEKIAMLDSVSKSNALNSLALQLQRPYLYMGLIIMVLALFVKLSPLPEIDLDEDGNVEHLSVLKQVKNAFKRPQLVFGVITLMLYISAEVLAGDSIGGFGKQLGVYGDEGNFYLKLTSFTMSAMVIGYILGITLIPKHLSQATALQGSGVLGIILVLAIVVISPKIMIQLPGIPALPVVILLVALLGLANALCWPAIWPMALEDLGGYTKIGSAILIMGIIGGAIFPLFYGLITETINASNIAAGTQATARSGNQLAYLMLLPSYIMILFYAVKGHKYRRW; this is encoded by the coding sequence ATGCATACATTTGCACAAAATATGCAAAAAGATAAATTTAGTGTTGATTCTAATTTAGATAGAAAAACAAAAAATCTATTAACAATCAACCAAAGTATTATGTCAAACATTGAAAATGTCATACCAGCAATAAAAAGGAATTCAATTATTCCGATGGTTATCTTGACTGCATTATTTTTTATCCTAGGATTTGTAACCTGGTTAAACGGACCATTGATTCCGTTTTTTGAAATGGCTTGCGAGTTGTCATCCTCTCAGGCGTATTTTGTGACTTTCGCTTTTTACATTGCTTATTTTGTTATGGCTGTGCCATCATCTTGGGTCATTGAAAAAGTAGGTTATAAAAATGGGATTTCGCTTGGATTGTTGATCATTGCTCTGGGAGCATTTTTATTTTATCCAGCTGCCGAAAGCCGTACTTTTTTATTGTTTTTACTAGCGCTTTTTGTGATGGGAACAGGTTTGGCAATTTTGCAGACCGCTTCAAATCCGTATGTGGTTGTAATTGGTCCAAGAGAAAGCGCCGCGGCAAGAATTAGTGTTTTAGGAATCGCTAATAAATTGGCAGGGTTTGTTGCGCCAATTGTATTGACAGCTTTGGTTTTGTCTAATATGAAGGACTTTACCGCAGAAAAAATTGCAATGCTCGATTCGGTTTCAAAATCAAATGCCTTGAATTCTCTTGCATTACAATTGCAAAGGCCTTATCTTTATATGGGATTGATTATTATGGTATTAGCTCTTTTTGTGAAGCTTTCGCCGCTTCCAGAAATCGATTTGGATGAAGATGGAAATGTAGAGCATTTGAGTGTTTTGAAGCAAGTTAAAAATGCTTTCAAACGACCTCAATTGGTTTTTGGAGTTATTACATTAATGCTTTACATCTCTGCTGAAGTTTTGGCAGGAGATTCGATCGGAGGTTTTGGAAAACAATTAGGAGTTTATGGAGATGAAGGCAATTTTTATCTCAAATTAACCTCTTTTACGATGTCGGCAATGGTTATCGGCTATATTTTAGGAATAACATTGATTCCGAAACACCTTTCGCAAGCAACAGCTTTGCAAGGATCTGGAGTTTTAGGGATTATTCTAGTGCTGGCAATTGTTGTGATTTCGCCTAAAATAATGATTCAGCTTCCGGGAATTCCAGCTTTGCCAGTCGTGATTCTTTTAGTAGCACTTTTGGGCTTGGCAAATGCACTTTGCTGGCCGGCAATTTGGCCAATGGCATTAGAAGATTTGGGAGGATATACTAAAATAGGAAGCGCAATTTTGATTATGGGAATTATCGGCGGGGCTATTTTTCCGCTTTTCTATGGCTTGATTACCGAAACTATAAATGCCTCAAATATTGCAGCCGGAACGCAAGCAACTGCAAGAAGTGGTAATCAGCTGGCGTATTTAATGCTTTTGCCATCGTACATAATGATTCTTTTTTACGCTGTAAAAGGACATAAATACCGACGATGGTAA
- the nagB gene encoding glucosamine-6-phosphate deaminase, with protein sequence MLKSKIDKATGFEKRFENINTVVFENSSEASKEVAQEIAALIREKQNEGKPCILGLATGSSPKGLYAELVRLHKEEGLSFKNVISFNLDEYYPMEPNSINSYVRFMKELLFDHVDILPENAHVPDGLLTKEQIADYCHEYEAKIEALGGIDLQILGIGGNGHIGFNESGSLQNSKTRLVALDHITRVAASKDFFGLNNTPRTAITLGVKKIMEAKRVILLAWGVGKANIVKKSVEDEVTNRVPASFLQEHNNAVFVLDKEASSKLTRINKPWLVEKIVWTDKLTRKAVLGLALDLKKPILMLTDADYIENGMSDLLADSGPAYDTNIKIFNKLQNTITGWPGGKPNSDDTNRPERAEPAKKRVLIFSPHPDDDIISMGGTFMRLQEQGHEVHVAYQTSGNIAVADDEALRFARFVIDYNEKFGIKSEEADNIYKKAEAFLQNKKNSEIDIPEVRYIKGLIRKGEARATSYFVGLPDSQIHFMELPFYETGTIEKKPIGPEDIQLTVDLIEKIKPHQIYAAGDLADPHGTHKVCLDAIFEAVKVLKPKEFMDDCWLWLYRGAWQEWGIDEVEMAVPMSPDQVLAKRHGIFKHQSQKDGVVFQGTDAREFWQRAEDRNRETAELYHQLGLATYAAMEAFVRWHY encoded by the coding sequence ATGTTAAAAAGCAAAATCGACAAAGCAACAGGATTCGAAAAACGATTCGAAAACATCAATACGGTTGTTTTTGAAAATTCTTCAGAAGCTTCAAAAGAAGTAGCGCAGGAAATCGCTGCTTTAATTAGAGAGAAACAAAATGAAGGAAAGCCATGTATTTTGGGATTGGCAACAGGATCTTCTCCAAAAGGATTGTATGCTGAATTGGTACGTCTTCATAAAGAAGAAGGTTTGAGTTTTAAAAACGTAATCAGTTTTAATTTGGATGAATATTATCCAATGGAACCAAATTCAATCAACAGTTATGTTCGTTTTATGAAAGAATTGCTGTTTGATCATGTCGATATTTTACCTGAAAACGCTCATGTTCCAGACGGACTTTTAACAAAAGAGCAAATTGCAGATTATTGCCATGAATATGAAGCTAAAATCGAAGCTTTAGGCGGAATCGATCTTCAGATTCTTGGAATTGGAGGAAACGGACACATCGGATTTAATGAGTCTGGTTCGCTTCAAAACTCTAAAACACGTTTGGTGGCTTTGGATCATATTACAAGAGTTGCGGCAAGCAAAGATTTCTTCGGTTTGAATAATACGCCAAGAACTGCGATTACGCTTGGAGTGAAAAAAATCATGGAAGCCAAAAGAGTGATTTTATTGGCTTGGGGAGTAGGAAAAGCTAATATTGTAAAAAAATCTGTTGAAGATGAAGTGACAAACCGTGTTCCTGCTTCATTCTTGCAAGAACATAATAATGCTGTTTTTGTTTTAGATAAAGAAGCTTCTTCAAAATTAACGAGAATCAACAAACCTTGGTTGGTTGAGAAAATCGTTTGGACAGACAAATTGACTCGTAAAGCAGTTTTAGGATTGGCATTAGATCTTAAAAAACCAATTTTAATGCTTACAGATGCTGATTATATCGAAAACGGGATGAGCGATTTGTTGGCAGATTCAGGTCCTGCTTACGATACTAACATTAAGATATTTAATAAATTACAAAATACAATTACAGGTTGGCCAGGTGGAAAACCAAATTCTGACGATACAAACCGTCCGGAAAGAGCGGAGCCGGCTAAAAAACGCGTATTGATTTTCAGTCCGCATCCTGATGATGACATTATCAGTATGGGAGGAACTTTCATGCGTCTGCAAGAGCAAGGGCACGAAGTGCATGTGGCGTACCAAACTTCAGGAAATATTGCGGTTGCTGATGATGAAGCGCTTCGTTTTGCAAGATTCGTAATTGATTACAACGAGAAATTCGGAATCAAAAGCGAAGAAGCAGATAACATCTACAAAAAAGCAGAAGCATTTTTACAAAACAAAAAGAACAGCGAAATTGACATTCCAGAAGTTCGTTATATCAAAGGATTGATCAGAAAAGGAGAGGCTAGAGCAACAAGTTATTTCGTTGGTTTGCCAGACAGCCAAATTCACTTTATGGAATTGCCTTTCTATGAAACTGGAACAATCGAGAAAAAACCAATCGGACCAGAAGATATTCAGTTGACAGTTGATTTAATTGAGAAAATTAAACCACACCAAATTTACGCAGCTGGAGATTTAGCAGATCCGCACGGAACGCATAAAGTTTGTTTAGATGCAATTTTTGAAGCCGTTAAAGTTTTAAAACCAAAAGAATTCATGGACGACTGTTGGTTATGGTTGTACCGTGGTGCTTGGCAAGAATGGGGAATTGACGAAGTTGAAATGGCAGTTCCAATGAGCCCAGACCAAGTTTTGGCAAAACGTCATGGAATCTTCAAACACCAATCTCAAAAAGATGGAGTGGTTTTCCAAGGAACAGATGCAAGAGAGTTCTGGCAGAGAGCCGAAGACAGAAATCGAGAAACAGCAGAATTGTATCATCAGTTAGGTTTGGCAACTTATGCCGCAATGGAAGCTTTCGTGAGATGGCACTACTAA
- a CDS encoding DUF6734 family protein, with translation MRIIQSAWACNNSNLLTTNSGWLAPEYNLMSWTLSCLQLKKHYAELILHCDSVYAKLLIDTLQLPYSNVVCDLDNLNNYHSQLWALPKIHSYSKQEKPFLHVDGDVFIWKKFDDDLVKGDLIAQNIETATEYYENIMRSLEFGLNYFPPEIISERRSKMPMLAYNAGIFGGNDIAFFKEYTSKAFKFVDRNLPNLSNINVTNFNIFFEQYLFYCLVKKNKKQVNVLISEPIEDNRYRGFADFARVPYEKDYLHLLGAYKRNEFVCAQMADRLRQDYPIYYYRIIELMKKNKIPLFKDCYNHLEKLDEKYLVKRYHILKNDFLNKEKFQNLEVFESSIEKKVSYSYFVNDKQILSLDPDQLEDLQIFVFRLNEIRDNKFSNIARDFLYGRDCNSNYYYEYLFGNRDSIYEKKIIASENFELLETRYNWCLLREQNRKGFANVKLFKTNFESKIMVTPECNNEGFSATAIDSLDVLLLEILSVEKTIQEVLDEIKEYFDEEELKKSSLEFEKLIFGRLKSGLHTKSIKVIFLNI, from the coding sequence ATGAGAATTATTCAAAGCGCTTGGGCATGTAATAATTCAAATTTGCTAACTACAAATTCGGGATGGTTGGCTCCTGAATATAATTTAATGTCATGGACATTAAGCTGTTTGCAACTTAAAAAGCATTACGCAGAATTAATATTACATTGCGATAGTGTTTATGCTAAATTATTAATAGATACATTACAATTACCTTATAGTAATGTTGTTTGTGATTTGGATAATCTAAATAATTATCACTCTCAGCTTTGGGCTTTGCCAAAAATTCACTCTTACTCTAAACAAGAAAAGCCATTTCTTCATGTAGATGGAGATGTTTTTATTTGGAAAAAATTTGATGATGATTTGGTGAAAGGCGATTTAATTGCTCAGAATATTGAAACAGCAACAGAATATTATGAAAATATAATGCGTTCATTAGAATTTGGGTTAAATTATTTTCCGCCTGAAATTATTTCTGAACGAAGATCCAAAATGCCAATGTTGGCTTATAATGCTGGCATATTTGGAGGAAACGATATTGCTTTTTTCAAAGAATATACCTCTAAAGCTTTCAAGTTTGTTGACAGGAATTTGCCTAATCTCTCAAATATTAATGTTACAAACTTTAATATATTTTTTGAGCAATATTTATTCTATTGTCTTGTCAAAAAAAATAAAAAACAAGTTAATGTCCTTATTTCTGAACCTATTGAAGATAATCGATATCGAGGATTCGCAGATTTTGCAAGAGTGCCATATGAAAAAGATTATTTGCATTTGCTAGGCGCTTATAAAAGAAATGAATTTGTATGCGCGCAAATGGCAGATCGTTTAAGGCAAGATTATCCTATTTATTACTACAGGATAATTGAATTGATGAAAAAAAATAAAATTCCATTATTTAAAGATTGTTATAATCATTTAGAAAAGCTCGATGAAAAATATTTGGTAAAAAGATATCATATATTAAAAAATGATTTTTTGAATAAAGAGAAGTTTCAAAATTTAGAAGTTTTTGAAAGCAGTATAGAAAAAAAAGTATCATACTCTTATTTTGTAAATGACAAACAAATTTTAAGTCTCGATCCAGACCAACTCGAAGATCTTCAAATTTTTGTGTTTAGGCTTAATGAAATCAGGGACAATAAATTTTCAAATATTGCGAGAGATTTTTTGTATGGTAGGGATTGTAATTCAAATTATTATTATGAATACTTATTTGGTAACAGAGACAGTATATATGAAAAAAAAATAATAGCATCTGAAAATTTTGAGCTTCTAGAAACTAGATATAATTGGTGTCTTTTGAGAGAACAAAATAGAAAAGGGTTTGCAAATGTAAAGCTATTTAAAACAAATTTTGAATCAAAAATTATGGTAACTCCGGAATGTAATAATGAAGGATTTTCTGCCACAGCAATTGATTCATTAGATGTTTTATTGCTTGAAATTCTTAGTGTTGAAAAAACAATTCAAGAAGTTTTAGATGAAATCAAAGAATATTTTGATGAAGAAGAATTGAAAAAATCTTCATTAGAATTTGAAAAATTAATATTTGGACGATTAAAATCAGGTTTACATACAAAGTCAATTAAGGTAATTTTTTTAAATATCTAA
- a CDS encoding LacI family DNA-binding transcriptional regulator — translation MDKKYTIKDIAQMAGVSKGTVDRVLHNRGKVSPAALEKINEVLNVIDYEPNLIARNLKSTKVYRICVLLPDPAFDPYWLPCVNGIQDAIIEFKAYNVIIETHYFNPESTKSFLKVNENIISQSPDAVLLTPLFHKETVEIIKQYDELGVMVNTFNNEVESSSIKSFVGQDLHKSGRVAASLMNLILSQGQIAIIHIDESLKNAVHMQEKEKGFRNYFEEKELHDFSITTLKLKYSNIETKFASFLEENPDLTGIFITTSKAYQIASLLSSVKNKKIALIGYDLIEKNVNFLNQGLVHFLIHQNQKRQVYLGVSTLVEHFLFRKDIPDTILLPIDIINVENASYYS, via the coding sequence ATGGATAAAAAATACACGATTAAGGATATTGCTCAAATGGCTGGAGTTTCTAAAGGAACTGTTGACCGTGTTTTGCATAATAGAGGGAAAGTTTCTCCTGCCGCGCTCGAGAAAATCAATGAGGTTTTGAACGTTATCGATTACGAACCCAACCTAATAGCCCGTAATTTAAAAAGCACAAAAGTGTATCGCATTTGTGTTTTGCTTCCAGATCCAGCATTTGATCCCTATTGGCTTCCGTGTGTTAATGGAATCCAAGATGCCATCATTGAGTTTAAGGCTTACAATGTAATTATTGAGACTCATTATTTTAATCCCGAAAGTACTAAATCCTTTTTAAAAGTCAACGAAAATATTATCTCGCAATCACCCGATGCAGTTTTGTTGACACCTTTATTTCATAAAGAAACGGTCGAAATCATAAAACAATATGACGAATTGGGTGTTATGGTAAACACGTTCAACAACGAAGTTGAATCTTCTTCGATTAAAAGTTTTGTAGGACAGGATCTTCACAAAAGCGGACGCGTTGCTGCCAGCTTAATGAATTTAATTTTAAGCCAAGGCCAAATTGCCATTATACATATTGACGAAAGCCTTAAAAATGCAGTTCACATGCAGGAAAAGGAAAAAGGATTCAGAAATTATTTTGAAGAAAAAGAGCTTCACGACTTTTCGATCACCACTCTGAAGCTGAAATACTCTAATATTGAAACAAAATTTGCCTCGTTCTTAGAAGAAAACCCAGATTTAACGGGGATTTTTATTACTACCTCAAAAGCATACCAAATCGCATCATTGCTGTCTTCGGTCAAAAACAAAAAAATTGCGCTTATTGGCTATGATTTGATTGAAAAAAATGTCAATTTCTTAAATCAAGGACTGGTTCATTTTTTAATTCATCAAAATCAAAAAAGGCAGGTTTATCTAGGAGTAAGTACATTAGTTGAACATTTTTTATTCCGAAAAGACATTCCGGATACGATTTTACTGCCAATTGATATTATCAATGTTGAGAATGCTTCTTATTATTCTTGA
- a CDS encoding sugar phosphate nucleotidyltransferase — MHNNLVILAGGASSRMKKEAIADNLSAEEIAQANERSKGLIGVGSTGRPLLDYLLLNAKKAGYENIYIIIGEQGELFKEFYGSHDADNDFHGLNISFAVQYIPDGRTKPFGTADALFQAVEQYPELNGMEYSVCNSDNLYSAEALLALRKTESPNAFISYDRDALEFPLERISRFAIAKLDKNNQLLDILEKPTANDLQNYKDVEGKIRVSMNAFKFKGSILYPHLKNCPVNPERDEKELPTVLLNTVKANPNTTIGIPFSEHVPDLTAKEDILEVKEYLKKHYPVLDWK, encoded by the coding sequence ATGCACAACAATTTAGTTATTCTAGCGGGCGGAGCATCGTCTCGCATGAAAAAAGAAGCTATTGCGGATAATTTATCTGCAGAAGAAATCGCTCAGGCAAATGAAAGAAGTAAGGGCTTGATTGGAGTTGGTTCAACTGGAAGGCCTTTGTTGGATTATCTTTTGTTGAATGCAAAGAAAGCGGGCTATGAGAACATTTATATCATTATAGGTGAGCAAGGCGAATTGTTCAAAGAATTTTACGGAAGTCATGATGCCGATAACGATTTTCACGGTTTGAATATTTCGTTTGCTGTACAATATATTCCTGATGGAAGAACAAAGCCTTTTGGAACTGCAGATGCCTTATTTCAGGCCGTTGAGCAGTATCCAGAGCTAAACGGAATGGAATATTCAGTTTGCAATAGTGATAATTTGTATTCTGCTGAAGCGCTATTAGCATTAAGAAAAACAGAAAGCCCTAATGCCTTTATCAGTTATGATCGTGATGCATTAGAATTTCCTTTGGAAAGAATTTCACGTTTTGCCATTGCAAAATTGGATAAAAACAATCAGCTTTTGGATATTTTAGAAAAACCGACTGCAAATGATTTGCAAAATTACAAAGATGTTGAAGGAAAAATAAGAGTCAGTATGAATGCTTTTAAGTTTAAAGGAAGTATTTTATATCCGCATCTCAAAAATTGTCCGGTGAATCCAGAAAGAGATGAAAAGGAACTTCCGACGGTTCTTTTAAACACGGTGAAAGCAAATCCAAATACCACTATTGGAATCCCGTTTTCTGAGCATGTGCCTGATTTGACGGCAAAAGAAGATATTTTAGAGGTAAAAGAATATCTTAAAAAACACTATCCAGTACTTGATTGGAAGTAG
- a CDS encoding peptidase domain-containing ABC transporter, which produces MFNFPHEHQLDAKDCGPTCIKIIAKYYGRFYSLPFLRDLCGITREGVSFLDLSDACEKISLRTKSIKIDFDTLKVIPLPCIVHWQDNHFIVVYKINHKQVFVSDPAKGLLKYSFEDFQKGWLKESKTGAVLAIEPMADFKQRSINDKIERRKTLENFLGYFTPYKKSFINLFVVMLIVTVLQAFLPFISKSVIDVGIQTNDLDFIDLVLIANITIIVSILLSNMIRDWILLHLTSRINISLISDYLIKLMRLPITFFENKLIGDILQRAQDHERIRDFIMNNSLNFVFSILTFFIFGIILCIYSPILCLIYVVGSVLFMGWVLFFLRFRKKLDWEYFDVHTKNQSYWVETIGSIQDIKINNYEKQKRWKWEALQVQLFKIDQKILRITNAQNLGAQFINQLTNLVITFYCAKAVIKGDITFGVMISTQFIIGMLNGPIMQFISFIQSAQYAKISFLRLNEIHELENEEENDINNNIKLPEDKSLFLRNVSFQYSRNGDYILSNISVMIPEGKVTAIVGDSGSGKTTLLKLILRLYNPTHGELSMGNLNIKNINLKQWRESCGAVMQDGKIFSDTIQNNIVLDDENIDFERLKKAVTAANIASEIESMPKGYQTMMGESGRGLSGGQKQRVLIARALYKDPDYLFFDEATNSLDVINEQKIVMALEEIFKNKTVIVVAHRLSTIRKADQIIVLKNGYITEIGNHDMLMSRESGHYYQLVKTQIGDTING; this is translated from the coding sequence ATGTTCAATTTTCCCCACGAGCATCAGCTCGATGCAAAAGATTGTGGTCCTACTTGTATAAAAATAATTGCTAAATATTACGGCAGGTTTTATAGCCTGCCTTTTTTACGCGATTTATGTGGTATTACGCGTGAAGGTGTCAGCTTTTTAGATCTCAGTGATGCCTGTGAAAAAATCAGTTTACGCACTAAAAGTATTAAGATAGATTTTGATACTTTAAAGGTAATTCCCTTGCCTTGTATTGTACATTGGCAGGATAATCATTTTATTGTCGTTTATAAAATAAATCACAAACAAGTTTTTGTTTCTGATCCTGCAAAGGGTCTTTTAAAATATTCATTTGAAGATTTCCAGAAAGGTTGGTTAAAAGAATCTAAAACTGGAGCCGTTTTGGCTATTGAGCCTATGGCTGATTTTAAACAGCGATCTATAAATGACAAAATAGAAAGACGTAAAACGCTCGAAAATTTCTTAGGTTATTTTACTCCATACAAAAAGAGTTTTATAAACCTATTTGTGGTAATGTTGATCGTAACAGTATTACAGGCATTTTTGCCGTTTATTTCAAAATCAGTAATCGATGTTGGTATTCAGACTAATGATTTAGATTTTATTGATCTGGTTTTAATTGCGAACATAACAATCATAGTGAGTATTTTATTAAGCAATATGATTCGAGATTGGATTTTGCTGCATTTGACTTCGAGAATTAACATTTCATTAATTTCTGATTATCTGATTAAATTAATGAGGTTGCCCATTACTTTTTTTGAAAACAAGCTTATTGGGGATATTTTGCAACGTGCGCAGGATCATGAGCGTATTCGGGATTTCATCATGAACAATTCGCTCAATTTTGTCTTCTCAATTTTGACCTTTTTCATTTTCGGAATTATTCTCTGTATTTACAGTCCAATTTTATGTTTGATTTATGTTGTTGGAAGTGTTTTGTTTATGGGTTGGGTTTTGTTTTTTCTTCGATTTAGAAAAAAACTGGATTGGGAATATTTTGATGTTCATACTAAAAATCAAAGTTATTGGGTAGAAACTATCGGAAGCATTCAGGATATCAAAATCAATAATTACGAAAAACAAAAAAGATGGAAGTGGGAAGCGCTTCAAGTTCAGTTATTCAAAATTGATCAAAAAATACTTCGAATTACAAATGCTCAAAATCTCGGCGCTCAGTTTATCAATCAATTAACCAATTTAGTGATTACATTTTATTGTGCCAAAGCAGTAATAAAAGGCGATATTACTTTTGGAGTAATGATATCGACTCAGTTTATAATAGGAATGCTGAATGGTCCAATTATGCAGTTTATTTCATTTATTCAATCGGCTCAATACGCTAAAATAAGTTTTTTGAGATTGAATGAAATACATGAGCTTGAAAATGAAGAAGAAAACGACATCAACAACAATATAAAACTGCCGGAAGATAAAAGTTTGTTTTTGCGAAATGTCAGTTTTCAATATAGTCGAAATGGCGACTATATTTTGAGTAATATTTCTGTAATGATTCCAGAAGGAAAAGTAACAGCAATTGTCGGCGACAGCGGAAGTGGCAAAACAACGTTGCTAAAGCTTATTTTAAGATTATACAATCCTACTCACGGTGAATTGTCAATGGGAAATTTGAATATTAAGAATATCAATTTAAAACAATGGCGAGAGAGTTGTGGAGCAGTTATGCAGGATGGCAAAATTTTTAGTGATACAATTCAGAATAATATTGTTTTGGATGATGAAAATATAGATTTTGAGAGGCTGAAAAAAGCTGTCACAGCTGCAAATATTGCTTCTGAAATTGAATCGATGCCAAAAGGCTATCAAACCATGATGGGGGAGAGCGGAAGAGGTTTGAGCGGTGGACAAAAACAACGTGTTTTAATTGCAAGAGCTTTGTATAAAGATCCGGACTATTTGTTTTTTGACGAAGCAACCAATTCTTTAGATGTTATAAATGAACAAAAAATTGTTATGGCATTGGAAGAAATATTTAAAAATAAAACGGTAATTGTTGTAGCTCATAGATTAAGCACTATTCGAAAAGCAGATCAGATAATAGTTTTGAAAAATGGCTACATAACTGAGATAGGCAATCATGATATGTTGATGTCCAGAGAGAGCGGGCATTATTATCAATTGGTTAAAACACAAATAGGAGATACTATAAATGGCTAA
- a CDS encoding DUF2007 domain-containing protein, with product MVVLFNASYIEVINIKNLLSSFNIESYIENEYMATIKPSLLSAGGFNSVFLQVNEKDFENAQKILEDYKNGKFSLDS from the coding sequence ATGGTAGTACTATTTAATGCTAGCTACATTGAAGTAATAAATATAAAGAACCTTTTAAGTAGCTTTAATATTGAAAGTTACATTGAAAATGAATATATGGCGACGATAAAACCTTCATTATTAAGCGCTGGTGGTTTTAATTCAGTTTTTTTGCAGGTAAACGAAAAAGATTTTGAAAATGCACAAAAAATACTGGAAGATTATAAAAATGGAAAGTTTAGTTTGGACTCCTGA
- a CDS encoding mevalonate kinase, translating to MRKITSLAPGRTCLFGDHQDYLGLPVIACAIDRNIKLMATQNNTETFVINMIDINEVRVIDINATFEKLEPRDYFASSLRVLRRHGCVPTSGYDITITGDIPINSGTSSSSALLMAWIRFLIEAFGADQEATPEFVAQIGYASEVLEHGEPGGMMDHFSIVAGNIIYINTKQPFSYRCIGTELNGLITGVSGVPKETIGLIGELKGNALMAIDLVKQNYPDFDLNESVIEDVDRYKNCLPDRLIPFFEAALKNYHYTKEALKEFEKPVLDLKKIGYWMNQHHEVLRDLLKITVPRIDDMINAALRAGAYGAKIVGSGGGGSIVVIADPKNEAQVIEAILKAGAQEAYAVTVDPGVRIIENIEI from the coding sequence ATGAGAAAAATTACTTCATTAGCCCCAGGGCGTACTTGTCTCTTTGGAGATCATCAAGACTATTTAGGATTGCCTGTGATAGCCTGCGCCATAGATCGTAATATAAAGCTGATGGCAACGCAAAATAATACCGAAACATTTGTAATTAATATGATTGATATTAATGAAGTTCGGGTTATTGATATTAATGCAACTTTCGAAAAACTTGAACCGCGAGATTATTTTGCTTCTTCACTGCGTGTTTTGCGCAGGCATGGATGTGTGCCAACAAGTGGATATGACATTACCATAACAGGCGATATCCCTATAAATTCAGGAACATCAAGTTCTTCTGCATTATTGATGGCTTGGATTAGGTTTTTGATCGAAGCTTTTGGAGCTGATCAAGAAGCTACTCCTGAATTTGTTGCGCAAATAGGCTATGCTTCAGAAGTTTTAGAACATGGCGAGCCGGGCGGTATGATGGATCATTTTAGCATTGTTGCAGGAAACATTATTTATATCAATACAAAACAGCCTTTTTCGTATCGATGTATCGGAACTGAGTTAAACGGGCTTATTACTGGTGTTTCAGGAGTGCCTAAAGAAACTATTGGATTAATTGGAGAATTGAAAGGAAATGCCTTGATGGCAATTGATCTTGTAAAACAAAATTACCCAGATTTTGATTTGAATGAATCGGTAATTGAAGATGTTGATCGCTACAAAAATTGCTTACCAGATCGTTTGATTCCGTTTTTTGAGGCGGCTTTAAAAAATTACCATTATACCAAAGAAGCTTTAAAAGAATTCGAAAAGCCAGTTTTAGACTTGAAAAAAATTGGTTATTGGATGAATCAGCACCATGAAGTTTTGCGTGATTTATTGAAAATTACCGTTCCGCGAATTGATGACATGATCAATGCGGCTTTACGAGCTGGCGCATATGGAGCAAAAATCGTTGGATCTGGCGGGGGCGGAAGCATTGTTGTAATTGCAGATCCTAAAAATGAAGCTCAAGTTATCGAAGCTATCTTAAAAGCAGGTGCGCAAGAGGCATATGCTGTAACGGTTGATCCGGGTGTTCGAATTATTGAAAATATAGAAATTTAG